A DNA window from Pedobacter africanus contains the following coding sequences:
- a CDS encoding MATE family efflux transporter, producing the protein MSEQNTASIGRLSQIFTLLKQALRGDELDFTQGSMRRAVLLLAIPMMLEMAMESVFALVDLYFVGHLHNSSHAIQTVGLTESVLTIIYSLAIGMSMAATAVVARRVGEKDPEAAGKAGMQAIFIAVVFNILISIIGLAYARDILLLMGASADTAQQGTPFMRIMMGGSVIIVLLFLINGIFRGAGNAAIAMKSLWIANIANIILCPVLINGFGPVPAFGLTGAAIATSIGRGIGVCYQLYHLFKGSGVLKIRLAYLKPHWEQIIALLKIATPGIFQFVIASCSWIFLAQLVATTGSDHGSAGYQTALRLMMFFMLPAWGMSNAAATLVGQNLGAKQLERAEQSVMKTGKYIIIYMLLVMALTFAGGRYFIAFFSNDTAIQEVAINALQIMSLGYIFYGMGMVLMSTFNGAGDTWTPTWVNFFGFWLFQIPLAFLLAKQFGLGPVGVFIAIPVAETGIALAGFVLFKKGRWKTIKV; encoded by the coding sequence ATGTCAGAACAGAATACAGCTTCAATAGGCAGGCTATCTCAAATTTTTACACTTTTAAAACAGGCCCTAAGGGGCGATGAGCTCGATTTTACACAAGGCAGCATGCGCAGGGCCGTCTTGCTCCTGGCCATACCTATGATGCTGGAAATGGCCATGGAGTCGGTTTTTGCACTGGTTGACCTTTATTTTGTGGGCCACCTGCACAACAGCAGCCATGCCATACAAACCGTAGGTTTAACGGAATCCGTACTTACCATTATTTACTCACTCGCCATTGGCATGAGTATGGCCGCAACGGCCGTTGTTGCCCGGCGTGTGGGCGAGAAAGACCCTGAAGCGGCCGGAAAGGCGGGCATGCAGGCCATATTCATAGCTGTGGTCTTCAACATCCTGATCAGTATCATCGGATTGGCTTACGCCAGGGACATCCTATTGTTGATGGGCGCCTCGGCAGATACTGCCCAACAGGGTACCCCTTTTATGCGCATTATGATGGGTGGAAGTGTAATTATTGTATTGCTTTTCCTCATCAACGGAATTTTCAGGGGTGCCGGTAATGCCGCCATAGCCATGAAGAGCTTATGGATTGCCAATATCGCCAATATCATCTTATGCCCGGTGCTCATCAATGGTTTTGGTCCGGTTCCGGCATTTGGCCTAACGGGTGCAGCAATAGCCACCTCTATTGGTCGTGGTATCGGGGTTTGCTACCAGTTGTACCATCTTTTTAAAGGCAGTGGGGTTCTGAAAATCAGACTGGCTTATCTGAAGCCGCACTGGGAACAGATCATTGCCTTGTTAAAAATTGCCACGCCTGGTATATTTCAGTTTGTAATTGCTTCCTGCAGCTGGATATTCCTGGCCCAACTGGTGGCCACCACCGGTAGCGACCACGGCTCGGCAGGTTACCAGACCGCATTAAGGCTGATGATGTTCTTCATGCTGCCGGCATGGGGCATGAGCAATGCCGCTGCCACGCTGGTAGGCCAGAACCTGGGCGCAAAGCAACTGGAAAGGGCGGAGCAATCGGTAATGAAGACGGGCAAATACATCATCATCTATATGCTGCTGGTAATGGCCCTTACCTTTGCCGGGGGAAGGTATTTCATCGCTTTCTTCAGCAACGACACCGCAATACAGGAGGTGGCCATCAATGCCCTGCAGATCATGAGCCTGGGCTATATTTTTTACGGGATGGGCATGGTATTGATGAGTACCTTTAACGGAGCGGGTGATACCTGGACACCAACCTGGGTAAACTTTTTCGGATTCTGGCTTTTTCAGATTCCACTTGCCTTTCTACTGGCAAAACAGTTCGGCTTAGGCCCGGTAGGTGTATTTATTGCCATTCCTGTGGCCGAAACAGGCATAGCCCTTGCCGGGTTTGTCCTGTTTAAAAAAGGCAGATGGAAAACGATCAAGGTTTAG
- a CDS encoding acyl-CoA thioesterase produces the protein MEKSQYSIFESELKVRPDDIDMFNHVHNSKYFDYVLAARYEQMAAFYKMPMESFLKSGFGWVVRTALVDFKRPLILGDLILIRTGILTINEKGCRVQFEIENKRSGKIAADGWFDYVMIDTSTGRGCKVTEEMIKAYSI, from the coding sequence ATGGAGAAAAGTCAGTACAGCATATTTGAAAGCGAATTAAAGGTACGTCCTGATGACATTGACATGTTTAACCATGTGCACAACAGCAAATATTTCGACTATGTGCTTGCTGCACGCTACGAGCAGATGGCAGCGTTTTACAAAATGCCTATGGAATCGTTTTTAAAAAGCGGTTTTGGTTGGGTAGTACGTACTGCACTGGTCGACTTTAAACGTCCGCTGATTCTGGGCGACCTGATCCTGATCCGCACCGGCATCTTAACCATCAACGAAAAAGGCTGCCGCGTACAGTTTGAGATCGAAAACAAACGCAGCGGTAAAATAGCTGCCGACGGCTGGTTTGATTATGTAATGATCGATACCTCTACCGGCCGGGGCTGTAAGGTTACCGAGGAAATGATCAAAGCCTACTCTATTTGA
- the rpsO gene encoding 30S ribosomal protein S15 — MYLSKEVKAEIFKKHGEVETNTGSAEGQVALFTYRIAHLTEHLKKNRKDFSTQLSLQKLVGKRRGILAYLYKKDIERYRAIIKNLGLRDIIK, encoded by the coding sequence ATGTATTTAAGTAAAGAAGTAAAAGCCGAAATTTTTAAAAAACACGGCGAAGTAGAAACAAACACGGGTTCTGCAGAAGGTCAGGTTGCGTTATTTACCTATCGTATTGCGCACTTAACAGAGCATTTAAAGAAAAATCGTAAAGATTTCTCTACTCAGTTATCACTACAAAAATTAGTAGGTAAACGTCGTGGTATTTTGGCTTACCTATACAAAAAAGATATTGAGCGCTACCGTGCTATCATCAAGAACTTAGGTTTAAGGGATATCATCAAGTAG
- the pnp gene encoding polyribonucleotide nucleotidyltransferase, with amino-acid sequence MNVIKKTFDLGDGRTIEIETGKLAKQADGAVVVKMGDTMLLATVVSTVGAKAGVDFLPLSVDYQEKYAAAGRIPGGFLRREARLSDYEVLISRLVDRALRPMFPEDYHSDTQVMISLISSDKNIMPDCLAGLAASAAIAVSDIPFNGPISEVRVARIDGKFVINPYVSDLERADIEFLVAGTEKDIVMVEGECNEISEAEMVEAIEFAHKAIIIQVQAQKELTELVGKTVKREYSHEDSNPELREQVYTYAYDKVYAIAKSNTSKGERGDAFGAVLMDFIATLGEEIDDVTGFLAKKYFHDVQYDAIRNLVLDEGIRLDGRDVRTVRPIWSEVGYLPAAHGSAVFTRGETQSLTTVTLGSKDDEQMIDGAFINGYNKFLLHYNFPGFSTGEVRPNRGAGRREIGHGNLAMRSLKKVLPGLEENPYTIRIVSDILESNGSSSMATVCAGTLALMDAGVKIKAPVSGIAMGLITDEKTGKYAILSDILGDEDHLGDMDFKVTGTEKGIVACQMDLKINGLKWEVLTNALNQAKEARLHILNEMKKTIAEPREDYKAHAPRIVSLSIDKEFIGAVIGPGGKIIQEMQRETGATISIEEVGNKGIVEIFADNKASIDAAVGRINAIAAKPEIGAIYDGKVKSIMPFGAFVEIMPGKDGLLHISEIDWTRLETMDGVFKEGDKVQVKLLDIDKQGKMKLSRKALLPRPPKPEAVAAENKPA; translated from the coding sequence ATGAATGTAATAAAGAAAACGTTCGATCTGGGTGACGGAAGGACAATTGAAATTGAAACAGGAAAACTGGCTAAACAGGCTGATGGCGCTGTTGTGGTAAAAATGGGTGATACCATGTTGCTGGCAACTGTAGTATCTACTGTAGGTGCTAAAGCAGGTGTTGATTTCCTGCCTTTATCTGTAGATTATCAGGAAAAATATGCTGCCGCAGGCCGTATTCCTGGTGGATTTCTTCGTCGTGAGGCCAGGTTGTCAGACTATGAGGTTTTAATTTCACGTTTGGTTGACCGTGCTTTACGCCCGATGTTCCCTGAGGATTATCATTCTGATACCCAGGTAATGATATCATTGATCTCTTCTGATAAAAATATCATGCCTGATTGTTTGGCTGGTTTAGCTGCTTCTGCTGCTATCGCGGTTTCAGATATTCCGTTTAACGGCCCGATTTCTGAAGTACGTGTAGCCAGAATTGATGGTAAATTCGTCATTAACCCTTATGTAAGCGACCTGGAGCGTGCCGATATCGAGTTTTTGGTTGCAGGTACTGAAAAGGACATTGTAATGGTAGAGGGCGAATGTAATGAGATCTCTGAAGCCGAAATGGTTGAAGCGATCGAATTTGCGCATAAAGCCATCATCATCCAGGTTCAGGCACAAAAAGAACTTACTGAGCTGGTTGGTAAAACTGTAAAACGTGAGTATTCTCATGAAGACAGCAACCCAGAATTAAGGGAGCAGGTTTATACTTATGCTTATGATAAAGTATACGCCATTGCAAAAAGCAATACCAGCAAAGGCGAAAGAGGTGATGCATTTGGTGCGGTGTTAATGGATTTCATTGCTACTTTAGGCGAGGAAATTGATGATGTAACCGGCTTTTTAGCTAAAAAATACTTCCATGATGTACAATATGATGCTATCCGTAACCTGGTATTAGACGAAGGTATCCGTTTGGATGGTCGTGATGTACGTACAGTACGTCCTATCTGGAGCGAAGTTGGTTATCTGCCTGCTGCACACGGATCGGCTGTATTTACACGTGGTGAAACCCAATCTTTAACTACCGTAACTTTAGGTTCTAAAGACGATGAGCAGATGATTGACGGTGCTTTCATTAATGGGTACAATAAGTTTTTACTGCACTATAACTTCCCTGGTTTCTCAACCGGTGAGGTTCGTCCTAACCGTGGTGCCGGTCGCCGCGAAATTGGTCACGGTAACCTGGCTATGCGTTCTTTGAAGAAAGTACTGCCTGGTCTGGAAGAAAACCCTTATACCATCCGTATCGTTTCTGACATTTTAGAATCAAACGGATCTTCATCCATGGCAACAGTTTGTGCAGGTACACTTGCATTGATGGATGCCGGTGTAAAAATTAAAGCACCTGTTTCGGGTATCGCTATGGGATTGATCACTGATGAAAAAACCGGTAAATATGCTATCCTTTCTGATATTTTAGGTGATGAAGATCATTTAGGAGATATGGACTTTAAAGTTACAGGTACTGAAAAAGGTATTGTAGCCTGCCAGATGGATTTGAAAATCAACGGCTTGAAGTGGGAAGTATTAACCAACGCATTAAACCAGGCTAAAGAAGCACGTCTGCACATCCTGAACGAGATGAAGAAAACAATTGCTGAGCCACGTGAGGACTATAAAGCACATGCTCCGCGTATTGTTTCCCTGAGCATTGATAAAGAATTTATTGGTGCTGTAATAGGACCTGGTGGTAAAATTATCCAGGAAATGCAACGCGAAACCGGCGCTACTATCTCTATTGAAGAAGTAGGTAACAAAGGTATCGTTGAGATTTTTGCGGATAATAAGGCTTCAATTGATGCTGCCGTAGGCCGCATTAATGCCATCGCTGCTAAACCTGAAATTGGTGCAATCTATGACGGTAAAGTAAAATCTATCATGCCTTTTGGTGCCTTTGTGGAGATCATGCCGGGTAAAGACGGTTTACTGCACATTTCTGAGATCGACTGGACACGTTTAGAGACGATGGACGGTGTGTTTAAAGAAGGAGATAAAGTTCAAGTAAAATTGCTGGACATTGACAAGCAAGGTAAAATGAAGCTTTCCAGAAAAGCATTGTTGCCGAGGCCGCCAAAACCGGAAGCAGTAGCAGCAGAAAACAAACCTGCTTAA
- the rpe gene encoding ribulose-phosphate 3-epimerase: MAHLIAPSVLSADFANLQRDVEMINASQADWFHVDVMDGVFVPNISFGFPVMEAIKKYANKPLDVHLMIVNPDQYIERFAAAGADVITVHYEACTHLHRTVQAIHAAGCKASVALNPHTPVGLLKDILSDLDMVLIMSVNPGFGGQQFIPNTLHKIRKLREMSALIKSDLFIEVDGGVGLHNTAALLQAGANVLVAGNAIFAAPSPTDMITELKQVDGSAVQV, encoded by the coding sequence ATGGCCCATCTTATTGCCCCCTCCGTACTTTCTGCAGATTTTGCCAACCTTCAGCGCGATGTTGAAATGATCAACGCCAGTCAGGCCGACTGGTTTCACGTGGATGTAATGGATGGTGTTTTTGTACCCAATATTTCTTTTGGTTTTCCAGTTATGGAAGCGATAAAAAAATATGCAAATAAGCCTTTGGATGTACACCTGATGATTGTAAACCCTGATCAGTATATTGAACGTTTTGCTGCGGCGGGAGCCGATGTGATTACGGTTCATTATGAAGCCTGTACCCACCTGCACAGAACGGTTCAGGCCATTCATGCCGCTGGTTGTAAAGCCAGTGTAGCCTTGAACCCGCATACACCTGTAGGGTTGCTGAAGGACATCCTGAGTGATCTGGATATGGTATTGATCATGTCGGTAAACCCTGGTTTCGGCGGACAACAGTTTATTCCGAATACACTTCATAAAATCAGGAAATTAAGGGAAATGAGTGCCTTAATAAAAAGCGATCTGTTCATAGAAGTGGATGGGGGGGTTGGCCTTCACAATACTGCTGCATTGCTGCAGGCGGGGGCGAATGTACTGGTTGCAGGGAATGCCATATTCGCTGCCCCTTCACCAACAGATATGATCACAGAACTTAAACAGGTAGACGGCAGTGCTGTGCAGGTATAA
- a CDS encoding TonB-dependent receptor — protein sequence MLRNYLLLFAILLGGATTNAQPLVKISGLVTDQLGHSLQQVTVTILGQSQSTITDEHGLYNIYSKTKAFTLKYTLLGYNPVLINVNEEKAGRITRHVVLSINPAELEQVTITNKQNQLSNSTIINIADAAALPAASGNFEAILKTLPGVSPNNELSAQYSVRGGNFDENLLYVNDIEINRPILVRNAQQEGLSFVNSDLLSSAKFSAGGFEARYGDRLSSVLDVKYERPDSSSAVLNAGLLGLSFGSKIVNPKSYLLAGIRYKNNTGLLGSQDNKGVYTPNFTDVQMVYGYEFSSRLSLSLLGSFNSGTFKLIPENRETVFGASTARMRLNIDYEGEEKDNYQTAGGAVTLKFIPKPNYVMKWINSFFQSDEKEDIDLTGWYLFDTGNAGVQNRVIGAYINYAANRLSSRAFSSELKADQTFQNHTFSWGLRFETKNYSDNLNEYSLIDSAGYLQDAETHNFYQDNRVFVRNKLDIRYYTAYVQDSYRLSGNTDLQLGVRGSYNDLSEQFLLSPRLLLAYRPANNKKIFRFTAGLYQQAPDYRSIREFDGTLNLQQKAQRSYNASAGLDYAFDALGTRLKFSSELYFKYHDRLIPYLMDNVRVKYLAREEAKGYTYGADFNIGGEFVKDLLSYFRLSLMKSAQDIINDSKGYLKRPADQRVNFSAYFQDRLLNSPAYKVHLSLLYGSRLPAGSPLTQSYSDSFHIPAYKRVDIGFSKDFLDDFSEKKAGFLEKYFSSFTAYVEVFNLLNINNTVSYLWLKDLDNVQYAVPNYLTGRRLNFKLVIKFKKSKG from the coding sequence ATGCTCAGGAACTACTTACTGTTGTTTGCCATTCTACTGGGGGGTGCCACTACAAATGCACAGCCCCTAGTAAAAATATCGGGTCTGGTTACTGACCAATTGGGCCATTCCCTGCAGCAGGTTACGGTGACCATACTCGGGCAAAGCCAGTCGACCATTACCGATGAGCATGGCCTTTACAACATTTACTCCAAAACTAAAGCCTTCACCTTAAAATACACATTGCTAGGGTACAATCCTGTATTGATTAATGTTAATGAGGAAAAAGCAGGTCGGATTACCCGGCATGTGGTGCTGAGCATCAATCCAGCCGAGCTGGAGCAGGTGACCATTACCAATAAACAAAACCAGCTGAGCAACAGTACCATCATCAATATTGCTGATGCGGCCGCCTTGCCTGCTGCCTCAGGAAATTTTGAAGCCATTTTGAAGACACTCCCTGGCGTGTCGCCAAACAATGAACTGAGTGCCCAGTATAGTGTTAGGGGGGGGAATTTTGATGAAAATCTCTTGTATGTAAATGATATAGAGATCAACCGGCCTATCCTGGTGAGGAATGCCCAGCAGGAGGGGCTTAGTTTCGTTAATTCCGATTTGCTAAGTTCGGCGAAATTTTCGGCCGGAGGTTTCGAAGCCCGTTACGGCGATAGGCTTTCATCGGTGTTGGATGTAAAATATGAGCGGCCCGACAGCAGCTCGGCTGTTTTAAATGCCGGTTTGCTGGGCTTATCTTTCGGTTCTAAAATTGTAAACCCTAAAAGCTACCTGCTGGCCGGAATCAGGTATAAGAACAATACCGGTTTATTGGGTAGCCAGGATAACAAGGGCGTTTATACCCCCAATTTTACGGATGTACAAATGGTTTATGGCTATGAGTTTTCGTCCCGCCTGAGTTTAAGTCTGCTGGGTAGTTTTAACAGCGGGACCTTTAAACTCATTCCGGAAAATAGGGAGACCGTGTTTGGTGCTTCGACAGCCAGGATGCGGCTAAACATTGACTATGAAGGTGAGGAGAAAGACAATTACCAGACAGCGGGAGGTGCGGTAACCTTAAAGTTTATCCCTAAACCGAACTACGTTATGAAGTGGATAAACAGTTTTTTCCAGTCAGACGAAAAGGAAGATATTGACCTGACGGGCTGGTATTTATTTGACACAGGAAATGCCGGTGTACAAAACAGGGTCATAGGTGCCTACATCAACTATGCGGCAAACAGGCTCAGTTCCAGGGCTTTCAGTTCGGAGCTTAAAGCCGATCAAACCTTTCAGAACCACACTTTTTCCTGGGGACTGAGGTTTGAAACTAAAAATTACAGTGATAACCTGAATGAATATAGCCTGATTGATTCAGCGGGTTATCTGCAGGATGCCGAAACCCATAACTTTTACCAGGACAACCGTGTTTTTGTCCGGAATAAACTCGACATCAGGTATTATACCGCGTATGTGCAGGACAGTTACCGGTTATCGGGCAATACCGATCTGCAGTTGGGGGTACGCGGAAGTTATAACGATCTGAGCGAGCAGTTTCTGCTGAGCCCACGTCTGCTGCTGGCCTATCGCCCGGCAAACAACAAAAAGATCTTCCGTTTTACGGCCGGACTGTACCAGCAGGCACCGGACTACAGGAGCATAAGGGAATTTGATGGTACGTTGAACCTGCAGCAAAAAGCACAGCGTTCGTACAATGCTTCAGCCGGACTGGACTACGCCTTTGACGCTCTGGGCACCCGTCTGAAATTCAGTTCAGAGCTCTACTTTAAATACCACGACCGGCTGATCCCTTACCTGATGGACAATGTACGGGTGAAATATCTGGCCAGGGAAGAGGCCAAAGGATATACTTATGGTGCCGATTTTAATATCGGCGGAGAGTTTGTGAAAGACCTCTTGTCTTACTTTAGGTTGTCGTTAATGAAGTCGGCCCAGGACATCATAAATGATAGTAAAGGCTACCTGAAACGGCCAGCAGACCAAAGGGTAAATTTTTCTGCTTATTTCCAGGACCGACTGCTGAACAGTCCGGCTTATAAAGTGCACCTCAGCCTGCTCTATGGTTCTAGATTGCCCGCAGGTTCACCCCTTACGCAAAGTTATTCGGATAGTTTTCATATACCAGCCTATAAGCGGGTCGATATTGGTTTTTCCAAAGATTTCCTGGACGATTTTTCAGAAAAAAAAGCAGGTTTTCTGGAGAAATATTTTAGTTCGTTTACAGCATATGTTGAAGTATTTAATTTGCTGAATATCAACAATACAGTTTCTTATTTGTGGTTGAAAGATCTGGACAACGTACAATATGCTGTACCTAACTACCTAACAGGTAGGCGTCTCAACTTTAAATTGGTCATCAAGTTTAAAAAATCGAAGGGATAA
- the serC gene encoding 3-phosphoserine/phosphohydroxythreonine transaminase, whose protein sequence is MRHNFGAGPCILPQEVFKQASQAVLDFKDGLSILEISHRTPEFEAVVDETVKLVKELMNVPSGYSVVLLQGGASLQFSMVPMNLLPQGGTAAYLETGVWANKAIKEVKNFGTANIVASSKADNYTFIPKGYSIPEDSAYFHCTSNNTIYGTEMFELPETNVPVVCDMSSDIMSHVVDVSKYDLIYAGAQKNIGPAGLTIAIVKDEVLGKSGRGIPSMLDYKVHIDGGSMYNTPPVFSIYVAMLNLRWLKSKGGVAEIEKENIAKANALYKEIDRNPLFKGTCAVEDRSRMNICFVMENPELEKPFLKFAEENGIEGIKGHRSVGGFRASMYNALPITSVHALIDLMQTFEENHK, encoded by the coding sequence ATGAGACACAATTTCGGCGCAGGCCCATGTATTTTACCTCAAGAAGTATTTAAACAAGCATCACAGGCAGTATTAGATTTTAAAGACGGTTTGTCCATCCTGGAGATCTCTCACCGTACGCCTGAATTTGAAGCGGTTGTAGATGAGACCGTAAAATTGGTTAAAGAATTAATGAACGTACCATCGGGTTATTCGGTTGTATTGTTGCAAGGCGGTGCGAGTCTGCAGTTTTCGATGGTTCCCATGAACCTATTGCCTCAGGGTGGTACGGCTGCCTACCTGGAGACAGGTGTTTGGGCCAACAAAGCCATTAAAGAAGTGAAAAACTTCGGGACCGCAAATATTGTTGCTTCTTCAAAAGCCGATAATTATACCTTCATTCCAAAAGGTTACAGTATCCCTGAAGACAGTGCTTATTTTCATTGTACATCAAACAACACCATTTACGGAACAGAAATGTTTGAACTCCCTGAAACCAACGTGCCAGTGGTATGCGACATGTCATCTGATATTATGAGCCATGTAGTGGATGTTTCTAAATATGACCTGATCTATGCAGGTGCACAAAAAAATATCGGCCCTGCCGGTTTAACTATTGCTATTGTTAAAGATGAAGTCTTGGGTAAATCGGGCCGGGGAATTCCTTCAATGCTGGACTATAAAGTGCATATTGATGGCGGTTCTATGTACAATACCCCGCCGGTATTTTCTATTTATGTGGCCATGCTGAACCTGAGATGGTTAAAATCTAAGGGTGGTGTGGCTGAAATTGAAAAAGAAAACATTGCCAAAGCAAATGCCCTGTACAAAGAGATTGATAGAAACCCATTGTTTAAAGGTACCTGCGCTGTTGAAGACCGTTCCAGAATGAACATCTGTTTTGTAATGGAAAACCCTGAGCTGGAAAAACCTTTCCTGAAATTTGCTGAAGAAAATGGCATTGAGGGTATCAAAGGACACAGAAGTGTAGGCGGTTTCAGGGCTTCTATGTACAACGCGCTTCCAATCACAAGCGTACATGCGCTAATAGATTTAATGCAGACTTTTGAAGAGAACCACAAATAA
- a CDS encoding D-2-hydroxyacid dehydrogenase, translating to MIKILANDGIDPIGKTLLEQAGFVVDTETVPQDQLAEALKNYDGITVRSATQLRKELIDQCPSIKLIGRGGVGMDNIDVEYARSKGVAVVNTPAASSLSVAELVFGHLFTGVRFLQDANRKMPVEGNTKFNALKKAYAKGTELRGKTIGIIGFGRIGRETAAVALGLGMNVLAYDLFPFEGNISLDLQGGIKVDIPVKTVSLEEVISNSDFISLHTPFADKPILGAAEFEKMKKGVGVVNCSRGGTIDEAALIAALDSGKVAFAGLDVFDNEPTPAAAILQHAKISLTPHIGASTNEAQERIGTELATLIIEHFNK from the coding sequence ATGATTAAGATCCTTGCAAACGATGGGATAGATCCCATTGGTAAAACTTTATTGGAGCAGGCAGGTTTTGTAGTTGATACAGAAACTGTGCCTCAGGACCAATTAGCCGAAGCGTTAAAAAATTATGATGGAATTACTGTACGCAGTGCAACACAACTGCGTAAGGAACTGATAGATCAATGCCCCAGCATTAAACTGATTGGCCGTGGCGGTGTGGGTATGGACAATATTGATGTGGAATATGCCCGCAGTAAAGGTGTAGCAGTGGTAAATACCCCTGCCGCATCTTCTTTATCCGTTGCTGAGCTGGTATTCGGGCACCTGTTTACCGGTGTACGTTTTTTACAGGATGCCAACAGAAAAATGCCTGTTGAAGGCAATACTAAATTCAATGCCTTGAAAAAGGCATATGCCAAAGGTACAGAGTTGCGTGGAAAAACGATCGGTATCATTGGGTTCGGAAGGATTGGCCGGGAAACTGCAGCTGTGGCTCTGGGACTGGGTATGAACGTATTGGCTTACGATCTATTCCCTTTTGAAGGCAACATCAGCCTGGACCTCCAGGGGGGCATTAAGGTAGATATCCCTGTGAAAACAGTATCGCTGGAAGAAGTGATCAGCAATAGTGATTTCATCAGCCTGCATACACCTTTTGCGGATAAACCTATCCTGGGTGCAGCGGAATTTGAAAAAATGAAAAAAGGTGTTGGCGTGGTGAATTGCTCAAGAGGAGGTACCATAGATGAAGCGGCTTTGATTGCGGCTTTAGACAGCGGTAAAGTAGCTTTTGCAGGTCTGGATGTGTTTGATAACGAACCTACACCAGCAGCAGCGATTTTACAGCACGCAAAAATATCTTTGACGCCCCATATTGGTGCTTCTACCAATGAAGCCCAGGAACGTATCGGTACGGAACTGGCTACATTGATTATTGAGCACTTTAATAAATAG
- a CDS encoding DUF1015 domain-containing protein: MPEIKPFCALKPAVHLQEQVVTRPLENYSTGEARLIASENPCSFLHLIDPELDNPYLRGTRQELIFKKISENLEGFIEHNYLVKQQQPAIYIYQVSHDGLLQTGIWTLTNISDYLENRIKKHESTVERRERLLADYLQQTGLDANPVLVTYHPDALVEQLTTKYIKQKPDLDFVFKDDTVHKVWAITDAGDIEAIVKAFAKMPVVYIADGHHRAASMAKMGLQKQALNAGKHNGTELYNYFSTVYMNTREVKVLEFNRLVRDLGALGREAFITAISASFEVEKSSEMVQPALHKIGMYLKGQWYVLRPNPELYNENDPVEVLDVSILQNFILGPVLNINDPRTDARITFEGGRTPIQALQTKVDNELFAVAFVLYPTSVEQVIAVADAGGVMPPKSTWVEPKFLVGLLTSFFN; the protein is encoded by the coding sequence ATGCCTGAAATTAAGCCATTCTGTGCGCTTAAACCCGCTGTTCATTTGCAGGAGCAAGTGGTAACGCGGCCGCTTGAAAATTACAGTACCGGTGAAGCACGCCTGATTGCTTCAGAAAACCCATGCAGTTTTCTGCACCTGATTGATCCGGAATTGGATAACCCTTATCTGCGTGGAACAAGGCAGGAGCTGATCTTTAAAAAGATAAGTGAAAATCTGGAAGGCTTTATAGAACACAATTACCTGGTTAAACAGCAGCAACCTGCCATCTACATTTACCAGGTGAGCCATGATGGCCTGTTGCAAACCGGTATCTGGACATTGACAAACATCAGTGATTACCTGGAAAACAGAATCAAAAAACACGAGTCTACAGTTGAGCGCAGGGAACGCCTTTTAGCCGATTATCTACAGCAAACCGGGCTGGACGCAAACCCGGTATTGGTTACTTATCATCCGGATGCATTGGTAGAGCAGCTTACAACCAAGTATATAAAACAAAAGCCTGATCTGGATTTTGTATTTAAGGATGATACTGTGCATAAGGTATGGGCAATTACCGATGCGGGCGACATTGAGGCTATTGTTAAGGCCTTTGCTAAAATGCCCGTGGTTTACATTGCAGATGGTCATCACCGTGCAGCTTCCATGGCAAAGATGGGCCTGCAGAAGCAAGCGTTAAATGCGGGTAAGCACAATGGCACAGAATTGTACAATTATTTCAGTACCGTATACATGAATACCCGGGAAGTTAAGGTGTTGGAATTTAACAGGTTGGTTCGGGATCTTGGGGCTTTAGGCAGGGAAGCATTTATTACAGCCATTTCGGCGTCATTTGAAGTGGAGAAATCTAGTGAGATGGTTCAGCCCGCCCTACATAAAATAGGGATGTACCTTAAAGGACAATGGTATGTACTCAGGCCAAATCCTGAGCTCTACAATGAAAATGATCCTGTTGAGGTTCTTGATGTCAGTATTTTGCAGAACTTTATTCTGGGGCCTGTTTTGAACATCAATGATCCGAGAACGGATGCCCGGATTACTTTTGAAGGGGGCAGGACACCGATTCAGGCATTGCAGACCAAGGTAGACAATGAATTGTTTGCCGTTGCATTCGTGTTGTACCCCACTTCGGTTGAGCAGGTAATAGCGGTTGCAGATGCAGGAGGGGTAATGCCACCTAAGTCAACCTGGGTTGAACCCAAGTTCCTGGTGGGGCTGCTCACCAGTTTCTTTAATTAA